Below is a genomic region from Thalassophryne amazonica chromosome 3, fThaAma1.1, whole genome shotgun sequence.
gagaggagcctgaaagctgaaggctctgcctcccattctacacttacaaaccctaggaactacaagtaagcctgcagtctgagagcgaagtgctctattggggtgatatggtactatgaggtccctaagataagatgggacctgattattcaaaaccttataagtaagaagaagaattttaaattctattcaagaattaacaggaagccaatgaagagaggccaatatgggtgagatatgctctctccttctagtccctgttagcactctagctgcagcattttgaattaactgaaggcttttcagggaacttttaggacaacctgataataatgaattacaatagtccagcctagaggaaataaatgcgtgaattagtttttcagcatcactctgagacaagacctttctaattttagagatattgcgcaaatgcaaaaaagcagtcctacatatttgtttaatatgcacattgaatgacatatcctgatcaaaaatgactccaagatttctcacagtattactagaggtcagggtaatgccatccagagtaaggatctggttagacaccatgtttctaagatttgtggggccaagtacaataacttcagttttatctgagtttaaaagcaggaaattagaggtcatccatgtctttatgtctgtaagacaatcctgcagtttagctaattggtgtgtgtcctctggcttcatggatagataaagctgggtatcatctgcgtaacaatgaaaatttaagcaatgtgtctaataatactgcctaagggaaacgtataaagtgaataaaattggtcctagcacagaaccttgtggaactccataattaaccttagtctgtgaagaagattccccatttacatgaacaaattgtaatctattagataaatatgattcaaaccaccgcagcgcagtgcctttaatacctatggcatgctctaatctctgtaataaaattttatggtcaacagtatcaaaagcagcactgaggtctaacagaacaagcacagagatgagtccactgtctgaggccataagaagatcatttgtaaccttcactaatgctgtttctgtactatgatgaattctaaaacctgactgaaactcttcaaatagaccattcctctgcagatgatcagttagctgttttacaactaccctttcaagaatttttgagagaaaaggaaggttggagattggcctataattagctaagatagctgggtcaagtgatggctttttaagtaatggtttaattactgccaccttaaaagcctgtggtacatagccaactaataaagatagattgatcatatttaagattgaagcattaattaatggtagggcttccttgagcagcctggtaggaatggggtctaatagacatgttgatggtttggaggaagtaactaatgaaaataactcggagagaaagagtctaaccaaataccggcatcactgaaagcagccaaagataacgatacgtctttgggatggttatgagtaattttttctctaatagttaaaattttattagcaaagaaagtcatgaagtcattactagttaaagttaaaggaatactcggctcaatagagctctgactctttgtcagcctggctacagtgctgaaaagaaacctggggttgttcttattttcttcaattagtgatgagtagtaagatgtcctagctttacggagggcttttttatagagcaacagactctttttccaggctaagtgaagatcttctaaattagtgagacgccatttcctctccaacttacgggttatctgctttaagctgcgagtttgtgagttataccacagagtcaggcacttctgatttaaagctctctttttcagaggagctacagcatccaaagttgtcttcaatgaggatgtaaaattattgacgagatactctatctcacttacagagtttaggtagctactctgcactgtgttggtatatggcattagagaacataaagaaggaatcatatccttaaacgtagttacagcgctttctgaaagacttctaatgtaatgaaacttattccccactgctgggtagtccatcagagtaaatgtaaatgttattaagaaatgatcagacagaagggagttttcagggaatactgttaagtcttcaatttccataccataggtcagaacaagatctaagatatgattaaagtggtgggtggactcatttacattttgagcaaagccaattgagtctaataatagattaaatgcagtgttgaggctgtcattctcagcatctgtgtggatgttaaaatcgcccactataattatcttatctgagctaagcactaagtcagacaaaaggtctgaaaattcacagagaaactcacagtaacgaccaggtggacgatagataataacaaataaaactggtttttgggacttccaatttggatggacaagactaagagtcaagctttcaaatgaattaaagctctgtctgggtttttgattaattaataagctggaatggaagattgctgctaatcctccgcctcggcccgtgctacgagcattctggcagttaatgtgactcgggggtgttgactcatttaaactaacatattcatcctgctgtaaccaggtttctgtaaggcagaataaatcaatatgttgatcaattattatatcatttactaacagggacgtagaagagagagacctaatgtttaatagaccacatttaactgttttagtctgtggtgcagttgaaggtgctatattattttttctttttgaattttcatgcttaaatagatttttgctggttattggtggtctgggagcaggcactgtctctacagggatggggtaatgaggggatggcagggggagagaagctgcagagaggtgtgtaagactacaactctgcttcctggtcccaaccctggatagtcacggtttggaggatttaagaaaattggccagatttctagaaatgagagctgctccatccaaagtgggatggatgccgtctctcctaacaagaccaggttttccccagaagctttgccaattatctatgaagcccacctcattagaCAGACTGTTTTGACAGAACACACAGCTTGAGTGCCACATAATTTCATCATTTTCTCAATATCAAGCAAGatttgagacaaaaaaaaatgcaaacataaAGGACAGTACCTAATTCATAATCCTCCCAATTTTGGTTGTGTAATTCTATGTACTTTCAATGTTTGAGGTAGACATTTGCTGACAGCTTTGAACCTAAATTGTTAAGGCATGACCACAATGCTTGGATGTACACAAACCCATGTGGCGAGGGTCTCTCATACTGTTTGCAGTGGTTTCACCAACATAAACTGTAAAAGGATTTTATTCCTAAAGTGTGAGGGGGAAGGAAGGATGAAAATAATATTTTGCAGCATTGAACACAACCAATCTTCAACTTAGCTTTCGTAACTGCTCATCTGCTATCTGAAGTTACCTGTGACACCACtaactgctaaaacatttagctggaGCACCCAATAAACATAACCTGGTATCTTTTATTATATAAATTTATCTTTGGCTTACTTTTTTCCACTCaaggtgatgcttgttgcctcTGCACATTGTGTTGATTTCACTTATTGGATTAGGATATAAGCTCACATATAAACATGTATGATttaagggtttacaaatgtttttacccattaaactttatttaaataaaatgttagcTGCCTTCATGTTATTGGAAGTAAAttgagtggaagctaattggtctattaatggttttcaaagttagttgaAAAGCAAATCTCTTAACGACTTGTTAGGTTAGCTTTGCAAATTAGCTGTTCAATGATTAGCTGAATTGTGCCAACCACTGACACTTTGTATAATTTTGTGCAACACTTCTCCAGAACCACTTCTTGATGTTCTGATGTCCTCTAGTCAGGTTATGTTTTGCAATAACACAATCTCAAGGGTACACAATAAAAGTAGTTAGGCTGAACATACAAGAATCATAGCGAAGCCAAAGGTAGTCAACAAGCTAGTAGAACAATGAAGGGCAAAACAGCCATTACTCATGGACTGGACATGACCTCAGCCTATAAGAGCCAGAGGTTCAGAGTGGTTCACCATGAGGTGGGACACTTAACACCACATCTCAACATCTCCAGTCCATCACCATGGAGATGAATCAACATTTGTTTGACCCACGATGACTTTCTGAATGAAACCAACCCATCAAATGGGCCACAACTGGAAAGCAAAGATCTGCAGCAAAAAACAATTACCTTCTACTCTGCACACTCATAATTCAGTGCCCTAAAAATCAATGAAGTGCAACGTAAAGTCTATTCATTATTTCCTCGTTCTTAAATCCTCTTAATGAATAGTAAACCTCCGGCCTGAAGCATTGTCTGCTTTTTTCCCTCTCTGTGTtgcctcacagtgcctctctgAGTTTCTGACTTGTTGTTTATTGTAGCTGAGCCGACATCACAGTTTTTGAGTGAAGGTGGTTACACTGACAGCTTTTATTGCCATTTCTGAATCTAAACTAACTAGATGTGCACACTTGAGTCCAGTGTTTGCTGTCAGGGCAGCAGTCAATGTTTACCCTGATTTTTTTCACCGTCTCTGTGTATAAATCATATCTGTGTTTAGACTCCGTGTGTTTGTGCAGGGAATGGCGCTTTCATAAAATGTATAGATCTGTTCATAAACAGAAGAGTAACAATGGACCCTGGGAAAGCTCATGTTTGGCCTCAATAAGCCCTCCCACAAAGTGCAGGCTGGCCTATCACTCTCCTGCTTGATGATAATCAGTCCAGAGTTCACCTGCTTTATACAAGGATTCATCTTCTCTTACTgtccagcttttcttttttcATCCTTTGTGCCCGTTATGTTTCTCACTTCCTCGGAGGCACAACTAAACCTGATTTTGGATCGCTTCCCTCAATGAGAACTCATGTGGAGTACTCGCCTGGTCTGAGGTGACAACAAATCTTAAATCCACAGGTTTTAGCGCTCACCACTCGGATCAGATTGGATCGGAATGAAGTCCACGGGAGATAAAGCACGCACTTGACTTCAGTGGAAAGGTCTGCTGTCATTTCCTACCAAACACTCTGTCAGACAACCGATGGTTTAGCATAACTatgaacaaaaaacacaaactgtAATTGCTCGATGTGTATTAATGGATAGTGAGGTTAACATTAATGGGATATTTATACTCAGTttctggccaaaaatggcaaattgTATCACTGCCTCCCTTATGGTAAAAAAAAGATAAATCTGTGTCATGTTATCTCTGTTACACTGCTATTGACCCACAGTGCGATTAGTCATTCCCACATGTATTATCAGTGGTTTTATGAGCAGCTTAAGTGTACTGATTACACTGTGTTTTAACAGGCACAGTATGGCTAGAGGACATCTCCATAGCTGAGGACAGGAGAATGCTGTGGAACTCTACAGGTGGCGAGGATCTGCAGGGGAACAGCAGTGACTCCGGCCCAGAGAATGTGGAGCAAATCCTCGTCCCAATTTTTGATACTGTCATTCTGGTGTTGGGGGTTGGGGGCCACACGATGGTTATAATGATCCTTTGTAGAAGACGGAGGCGGGGCCTGGGATGTATGGCACAGTCTCCCCAGGGTTCTACGACAGGGTCGAGCACAGATGTCCTCTTGTTGGCTCTCAGCTGTGCAGATCTCctgttgttgtccatacttccttTCCACACCGCTGCTGTAGTCATGCAACAATGGTCATTTGGGAACTTCCTGTGTCGTCTGGTGAGCTTCATGGGCTCAGCCTGCTCCTCTGCCAGTGCATTCACACTGGCCACTCTGGCGGTATCTCGCTATCTGACTGTGGTGGAACCAACAAAGGCTTACCGTGTCCTCTTGCCTCATCGGGTATCTATAGGGGCTGTGCTACTCTGGGTCCCAGCATGTGGTCTGGCTGCTCCTCAGCTGGTTTTTCGCTCTGTAGGAATTCCATACCGTACCCCTGATGGCCTAACTTGCTTTGCTTTCTTGTCACATCAAGaacagctaatttatggattgttTCACTTCCTGGTGGCATTCTTGCTTCCACTGGTCACCACTGCAGTGGCATATGGTGGTATCTACATGTTCCTTTGCAGCAGCAAACACACTAGAAGGGCCTCACAGGTAGCTCGCTACCAGAGCAAAGTGACTCAGACCTCTGCCCTCCTGGTGCTGGCTTTTACGCTCTGCTGGCTGCCATCTTATGGCCTTATGTTGGCCTTGTTGGCTGTCCAAACCTCTGGGGCCACTGGCACCTCACCACGTTATGGGCCCTTCAGTGTATTTGCCCGCATCATGGCAACTTCCTCAACAGTGGCTAACCCCATCCTTTATGTGCTTATGTCCCAAAAGTTCAGACAGGATATATTGCGACTGTTCAGGAGAGGAGAGTTTAGTGTCAGACAAGCTGCAGCCTGACAGACTCAACAGCGACCACAATGACAAATGTTTTGGTATTATAATCAAACTGCTCCTTCAAAGAGGAGATATGCTTTGATGAAAACTGCTTATAAAAAGAACTGCTCCTCTCATGAGGAATAACTGCTGGACAAATTTAACATCTTCACCTCTTAAAGCTACAATAGGTAGTATTTActatcatctagtggtgaggttgcagaatgCATTATGTCATCACAGGTCACAATTttatttcccttcatgttttagcTTCTTTGGCTATGGAGATTGATGCTCCCTTGCCTGTTTTTGTGATAAGCAAGATGTATGATCCACCACAGGGTTccaaaaccagcccagtctcacgttttttttcatcctcccctcacgaaatgattcaaattttcgtgacggggttttttaactcactagtaCTAAccgtactcctacccccaaccctaatataaccctactccttcccccaaccctaaccataaccaccccgacccccctgcttcatttttaatttcatgcagccatcacaaaatgtattagaatgaattcgtgctgccgtgacgaaaatgtggcgctttcgtcacaatatcacgaaccaatagattaatgtatatttcatgctgctgagtcacgacatgccgtgagactgtccAAAACAGGGTTCTCAAACATGTttacctgcactagcaaccaacaggggagcagccACTGAAATGCGAAAAGTTATTAAAAGAATAGCTACAGTATTCCTTTTAGGGCTACTGTATCAAAGTGACGCTGCAATATGGCAGCCTGCGTGAATGGACCTTCTCtcttgtagatatgaagggcttatTGTAAGCAAATAAAAACACACTGATTCATTGCCGTGAATAATTATACATCAATGaagagatggttatgaatgctacatTACACTCCTGCtattaaacacccctaaatcctgtgTACTGTAGCTTTAGCTTTTGCTGTTAGTCAAATCAGGAAATATTCTTCCACGGGAACAGTTGGACACACACACTCCTGAATCATCCATTCCTTGTAAAACATTAACGATGCACCTTAATTTTGTGTGCTGAGATAAGGTGAATAAAAGTCTCAAGGTCTATGTTCTTATGAATTTGATTGTCAAAGTACAGACAAAAAAGTCTTTCATTCTCTTTGCTTTTAGATTGAAAACAAATGGATTTGGCCTAAACTTTGATAAATTCACTCTCGCTTGATTGAGATCAGTGGGAATGATCTTGGGAATGTTTCATTTAAGAAGCTCTAGCTGTTTTCTTTTCCACAAACACTTGTCACTGGGGGTCTTCATTCCATAACTAATGTTTTTCTGACATTCACATAATAGGGCACAAACTCGTCTTGGCTATCAGAGGAGGTGTGTATTGATGTTAAATGGAGTAAAGGCTGAAAGACAGTTCACTGTTAAAGTGCAAGAAGAGCTGAACAAAAGGTTCACACAAAGTTGAAGTGTGTATAAATACTCACTCTCTACCACTGTCTTACGGTCACTTCCATCATCACTGATTTGCTGTATGTTGCCAAAGTGGATGTCACTAAAGAAGATACGATTAGCTCCCTTTCCACCGCCTCCTCGATAATCAAAAGTAAGTGCAATAACATTCTTCATGTGCTCCGGGTCCTCAAATGGCTTAATGGGTGCATTTAGGTTGTTTTCATCTGACAGGTGGACACTCTTTAATATGGTCCGCTCTGAATAGAGCAAGTAGCCGTCATAGTCACGACAGCTACGGCCATCTTCAGCCAGCATTCCATGGGCACAGGCACAAGTGCGCTGGCCGTTACCACGATAAAGACAAAGCTGCTGGCAGCCACCATTGTTGATCTTGCATACATTGATTCCTGAAAACGAACAAAATTCATCACATGATCAATAGCAAAAAGCAAATAAAGGAAAAGTGTAATGTAACCTGAGCAAACATCTGATATTTAATGAGAAATTAACATATATTTTACTGTAATTATTACTAATGACTAAATATTTTGAACCACAATCAATCTATCACTCTATCAATCTTGGTGGTGCTTACCTTGCTGTCGAGCCCTGTTGAAGACCTTGATGTCTTTGAGCTGCACTCCAATACCTGTCCTCAGAGACACAGAGTCTGTGGCATTGTCTTTACTCCCTCTCTTTATGGAGCCATTGGCATGTGTTCTGGGTCAAAGCAGACATAAATACAGCGTTAAATGTTGGCTGCAGTTAACAGATCAAAATAACACAATGTGAGGAAACACCACTCAATGTCAAATGTTATTGTGGTGTGCAATGTCCTGTTAATATTCCCATCATTAGTATGCACATTTTGCAAACACAGCAGTATTTTGCCGGAACATGTATTCCACATGATGTATGAATGCTATAAATAAGAAGATTGAGTACTGCTGATATAGTGGTCCCCTTATTAACATACAAACACATATGAAGTAATCCTTAAAAAATCTAATTGGCTCACCTGCTTCTTGAGGGCTACCAATATTCTTGATATCGATTGCCTAACATCGTTTGATCTTTTGTCATCAATAGCatgcaaatttatgcaaaatatcACAACAAAACAGCTGCTCCACATAAGGTGCTAATGCTAAAAAATTAATGTTCCATTGCTTACCATTAGTGACATAAAGCCtgaactaaaacaaacaaaaaaattcccAAGACTGTCCAAATTATTATGCAAATATCACAGTGACACTCATGTTGCACCAAGATATTTGTGATACAGGCAGCACAAAAAATAAGCTCTCCTTGTTaatatgaaaatttaagcaaacaCCATATCAAGTCTCATGTTGCAACACATGCTCCACATGACACACGTGAACATTCCATCATTCAACACAAATGAGATACAGTGGTTTTCAGATCATATTCTTTATTATGCAAATTTATGGCCAGAACTTCGCCAAATTCAAATCAACCCATATATACTTCCTAATGTCTACATATGTCTTTAATATCAAGTGTATAACGTATTAATTTTGAGTTAGTGTGTCCACAAGAAAGTCTGTACTCTAGCACAAAAAGACAAAGGACTACAGTATATCCCTAGTATTATatccacacacacatcttcaactgtttaTCCAAGATGGGGTCCCAGGGTATGTGACCCTGCAGCAAGGCATAAAAATCTTTGAGAATAAATAAGACATACTGCACATGGATATCTGACCTGTCACTCCAGTAGATGTAGTTCTCAAACACTGACACAGAGAACATGTCCATATTGTTGTTAGCGAGCACCACCTCCCTGTTCTCTCCAGTCTCCAGGTTGATGCGCTCAATCTTGTCCGTCCTGGCATCGCACCAGTACAGCAAACCATCCTACAGACAAAGTTGTGACATCCTCTACGTGTATTGTCTGTCAGTACATTGTAATAACGAttaaaaggcaaaaaaaataacattataCCGTACCTGGTAATCAACTGAAATACCATTGGGCCAGCTGATACTGACATTAACCAGGACAGCCCTCTGAGAGCCATCCAAACGTGATCGCTCAATACGAGGATACTGGCCCCATTCTGTCCAGAACAGGTACCTACACAAGATACAAAGACAACTCGTCTTCAGTAGTCAATAATGAGAGAATGGCATTAATAGTTGGATTTAGACTCAGGTTTCCTTTCTCTCACCCTTTCTCTGGGTGGACAGTGATGGCACGAGGCTTATCCAGGCCCTGGGAGATAACCACATAGCGAAAAGAACCATTCAGTCTGGCCACCTCAATCACATCAAAACCTTGGTCTGTCCAGTAGATGTTTCCTGTGGCAGACAGAGGAGAAACAATAATACTACACAAGATCTCAAACACTTAAATATACTGAAGAAATGTAGATAGTAGAGGTGTGGATCTCCCGCTTATAAAACAATACAGTATGTATCTAGATACAACACAATTCAGGAACGATACTTGGTATTGTGGAATGATTCAATCTGATGCAATTCAATACATTTCAGTATACTTCTTTGTTTAATTTTGACATTCGTTTTTAATGATAAATTTGAATAAGGCAAAAGTGGTATTGTTTATCTTTAAATACATACTTCATGAGGGTTTTGCTACTGTTCTGCACCTGAATGCCTCTGCTGACCTTTTGCTCACCACTGGAGGCAGCACAACATACACTATCAGAAAGCgcagcatagaagaagcccagaagaagaagccagctgttcATATCATAGCATAAATAGCATGGAATAACTTTTTTGTTCTGAACAAGTACAGCAGTATTAGCAAATTTATTACACATTTATCCATTATACCTCCTACCACTATCCAAGATGTTAAGTTTGTTTTTACCTCACAAAGTTAATGTTCCTGTGACCAGTCTTGCGAAAGCCTCAATCTTTGAAGTTTACAACTTTGAAGACATTGAAGTAACAGCAAAACAAGTTTAACTCAACCAATTAATGACAATAAAATTGAGTCTTCAGTTTATTTGCATACATTTAGTTTGATTCAAAAATTCGTATATGAATAGTGTAGTGTAATTTTTTTACCCAAGGCAAGTGACATGCTAATAACAAACATTTTATGATGATATATATGCAAATGCAAAAAGATGGTTATGTTGTGTGTTACTGATAATAtttaacaaatgtttagaaggaTAAAGCATATACTCCTTTTTGCGCCGACTGGGTAATAGCATTTTGGAAAACACACCTAATATATTCAAACATTATATGTAAAAAACATgtgtgcaaaatgtatgtaagtcccttcagctgctcccttgttttgtactcggggtcgccacagcaaatccaaggtgaatctgcatgttgaatttttgagttttacaccggatgcccttcctgacgcaactccacattacatggagaaatgtggtaggggtgggattcaaactgggaaccttccgcactgaaaccaagtacattaaccacttggccaccacccctacatgtGTGCAAAATGTATGTTCTCTTTAAAAGAAACTATGAGGGTAAAATTTGGAATTAAAGGGTGCAATCTGAGTAAAGCACTTAATTTTTCAAGAAAAGGAAAACTGATTTAAAGTCATACATACtggtaaaaaaaattatatgataATGATAATTTGGGATTTTAAAGGAAGGGTAAATTTCCATGACCCAGAGTTGAACTCTCCAGGCCTGGGGAGTTTCCAAGAAGTGATCTCATCACACCTGGGTTTCTCTTGGAGTGATCACATCATACTTGGGTATCTCTTGAAGTGATCTCATCATACCTGGGGCACTTATtgaaaaatgaaattattaacagCTCTTTTTATTGGTGTAAGATTTGCGATATTTAGAAAGGCCACCAACTTGAGATGGAAAAATTGCCCTGTTCAAAATATTTAAGATGATTGCTAAACAGTGTAAATCAAAGCTGTTCCGGTGTTTTGGAAGACTgtgaattttgtttatttttcccaACAAAATAAACAACTGTTGCTTTGGGACTTTGATTTTTCTCTGACGTTTCTGGACATCTTtaagaagatattttaaacaaCTGAGCACAGCTAAAACATTTAGACTCTTGTTCAGGCAATTAAGGACTCTGTCCTGTTACTTTAAAGTTGATTTTTGATTCATAACAGTTGTTACAGTTAGAAGATAGTCAGTCTGAGAGGAGAACGTGACAGGGGACAAAATAAAATTCTCTCATCTCGTTATCTAAGATGCATTTCACCTGCTATCCAGTCAACAGCGATGCCTTCGACCCTGCCAATGCCATTGGTGACCACGTCCTCTCTCCACGTCTGATCTCTCTTGGCCCTGCTGATGGTGCTTAGTCCCATATCCACCCAGTAGATAGTGTCATTGTCTGTAAACGGATCCACTTATGATTACACTCAACTGAATTTTCCTATAATTTTACCACATGAAttacatctcatcttcaaccgcttatcccggATTGGGTCACGGGGATGATTtacatgtagatgtaaattaagctATGAGTTCAACTGCATCAAAGAAATAAACTAACTAaggttattgtttttaatttccaAATTACATACCAGCATGAAAATCAATGCCCACAGCCAGAGATGTGCCTGACACTGGTACCAGGGCATCAGATTTGTCTGATGGGTCCAAGGGGATACCACGTATGCCTTCATGCACAGAGTACAGCAGGAAAGAACCCACtcctgcaacaacaacaaaaatgtttctaTCACACTTTGTTCTTTTTCTGTCGCTTCTTGCTCGAAATCAAGGAAACAGTAAGTGTATCTACCCTCACAAGACTGTTGCCCTCGGCGCAGGCTGTATCCTGCAGTGCACATGCAGGCTCTGGAGATTGGGGAGGTGGGGAGACACAGCTGGGAACAGTCTCCGTTGTTATTACTGCATAGATTGGTGCCTAGGAACATAAACGCAaatacacaaaacaattcaaagaAAAGTGACAGACATAAACAGTTGTGCTCGAGTTTACTGTGGTAAAAACAAATAGGCTACGTGCATGAAGAatgaaaaatgaggaaaaaactgtttgttttttaagttgtattatttattaatttgggTTTATTTTTGACATTATTTTCTCAGGTAGTTTGACCAAAATAAATCTTCCATAAGCTCTGAAAAAGACACAGCAGCCAGGTTTGCACCTTTCTGCACAGTTTCATTGTAGATTTTCATATGCATCATGGGGGACGTGCTGTTCCTCAAGATTTTCCAGTTGCCACCATCCTTCTTGTCACAGGTTCCTATCTGATCGGTTCCTTGGTCTGCCCACCACAACTTGTCTCCTAAAGGACACAACACAACAGACAGGTCCATTAGAACCAGACTTGAATCCATCCAGGTGTGATATCTGATGACCAAACTGTGCTTTAATGTGAGACTGAAAATCATCACTGATGGACATGAATAACAGAATTCTGGAGACCTACCCATGATGGCCAGAGCAGTAGCCTTTGTCAGTTTACCCTTGACCCCTTCAAGCACCTCCAGTGCTGACCCGTCCAGTTTGCAAAGACTGATGGTGCTGTTTCCTGAGCTGATCCAGTAAAGTTTCTCGGTGTCAAAATCAATGGACAGTCCTGAAAACAAAGACAGAGCTCGCGTGTCACAACGGTGTGCTGCCATCTGAATGAGTGTGTGAACATGTCAAAAAGGAGAAAGTACATCACTCACCAACAGGGCCTTTCTGGTTGGTAAAGAGAATACTTCGATTGCTGCCATCTGTGTTGGCC
It encodes:
- the LOC117507045 gene encoding delta-type opioid receptor, producing MLWNSTGGEDLQGNSSDSGPENVEQILVPIFDTVILVLGVGGHTMVIMILCRRRRRGLGCMAQSPQGSTTGSSTDVLLLALSCADLLLLSILPFHTAAVVMQQWSFGNFLCRLVSFMGSACSSASAFTLATLAVSRYLTVVEPTKAYRVLLPHRVSIGAVLLWVPACGLAAPQLVFRSVGIPYRTPDGLTCFAFLSHQEQLIYGLFHFLVAFLLPLVTTAVAYGGIYMFLCSSKHTRRASQVARYQSKVTQTSALLVLAFTLCWLPSYGLMLALLAVQTSGATGTSPRYGPFSVFARIMATSSTVANPILYVLMSQKFRQDILRLFRRGEFSVRQAAA